The Gadus macrocephalus chromosome 9, ASM3116895v1 genomic interval TCATATTGTGTTCCTTCCATGTCCCAGAAATCAAGAGGCCTTCTCTCCCCTACACCCAGAGAGCAGGCCCCTCCACCAGACAGCATCTAGATGTCAGGTACACGGAGCTCGCTTCCACCCTTAGGAGATCGCCTGGGCCCGCCTCTGGATCCATGAGTCCCTCCAGGGTCATCCCTatctccgtctccccccgggGCCAGCATCAAAGTCCTGCAGCCAGGAGGGACATGCTCTCATTCAATAAAGCCCGAGTTGAAACATCTACAGCAGCTACTGCTGCAgccacaccctccaaacccgcaGCCAAGGATGATGAGCAGAGTAGTCGGGCCATTGGGAGAAAGGCAAAGGAAGAACAGATTGTTAGAGTCCAAACGGTTACTCAGGTCGAGAAAACACTGAGCCCTGTGGTCTCCAACACGGAAGCCTCAGAATCAATGAGAACGGTATCACCAATGGTGAGAGGCGACGTTACCGCAGAGACGGAAGGCGAAAAGAAAGTAAGAGATGAAATGGAGGAAAGAGTATGTGTGAGTGAAGGCGATTTGAAGGGAAAACGTGGGAAAGATTTGATGGTGGATTCAAGCGAGAAAAAGCTTCTGGACAGCGTGACCATGGAGGACATCATCAGCCAAGTGATGCGCCCTGCAGGCATGGATCCCAGAGGGAGCCCAGCGGGGGACTCTCCCCTGACCTACCATGTGGAGAAGACGGAGCAGGAGGATGGCTCCACGAAGACGCAGATCATACTGGAGtctaaggtggaggaggagctcgaCCTCTCCCAGGACTTTGCTCTGGACGCGCTCCTCGGTGGAGGAGAGACGACCATATCGCTGGAGGACATCCAGGGCACGCCCACAGGAAGCATGATCCAAGAGCTGCTGAGCGGCCTGCGGAGGGACGAGGGCATGGCCAACAAGTCAATCAATATCCAGATCATGGAGACGCCCTTGGTGGATGACCGTAATGACGCAGAGCAGGACTCCTCTGTGACGTACTGTCAGGTCGAAGACATAGAGGTTGCTCCTTGTGATGTCGAAAAAAGGCAACAAGCTGACTGTCATACATCGAACATCAGCAACACAGGCACGGTTGAATTCATACAGGGTGACGAATTCTCCAGGAGCTCCAAGGAGACTGATTCGCCGTACTACGGCCATGACGAAGGGTCTCAAGAGTATTTTGTTTCAACACCTGATGAAAACCTTTCCGAACTCGACGAGGGACTTGGGATAGGGTCCTATGGCCATTATGCAAACCTTGAGGATCTATCCGATGAGAGATATTATCAAGATGAAGGGCTTGCGCAGCAAGGAATGATTGCCGAGGAAGTTGAGGAATACGAACTGTCGAGGTTAATGTCACCGAATGGCTCCTATGTCAAAGAGCGCTTCCCAGAATGCATCATTGAAGAGGAAGTGCAGGTCTCACCCACGGTGCAAGACGAGGTGCTGGGGTTCCTGAAGGAGGAGTCCCTGGACCCAAAGGAACAGCTAGAGGGGGCCCTGGATAGCCTACAGGACTCAGTGTCGGGGCCCCTGAAGGAAGAACTGGCTTACTTCACACGACTCAGTAGGGAAAGCCCTCAGAATATGTCAGTGGACGTCAAAAGAGTACAGCACACCAAAGAGGACGGCTCCATGACGATCACGGCAGAGCTAAACATCTCTCAGAGCCTGGCCGAGTCGGggctgctggaggaggaagagggggatcTCTCCGAGGAACAGATACTGGCCTCCCTCCAGGCCTCTAACCCCGGGCTGCAGGCACTCCTCACGCAGGGCGGCGCCCAGGGGTACAGCTTCCAGATGTCTGAAGAGCAGCAGAGCGGACACGCTGGAGGACCGGAGGACATGGCTGCTATGGGAGGATCTGTGACCCAAACAACCGAGAGGTACATCAAGCTGGGGCCGGAAGAGAGGTCCTTCACCTTCCAGAAGGAGGTAGATCAGACGAGCTCAGGCCATATGCTGCACTCGCACATGCTGACTAGTCCTATCGAGATTTCTCATGAAAAGAAAGTTGCAACAGTATATCTTGAAAGCTCAACAGACGattaaaaaatagatttgatgcATCTCTTTTATTTGACAGGCGATTTCTATTTTAATATGCTTCCAATAATTAATACTCCATCAAATTATCATGGATACTTaccctattttattttttacaattcaGTAGAATTTAGTTCACTAGTCATACAAGGATACAATTCATCCTTGTTTGACTAGTGCTGTAATTGGAACTAGTGCTCTTACTGCTGTGCTTTCATCGTAACATACATTTAATTGTACCGTTGACCCGGACACATATAATCAACTTACTATCAACTACTTTAAGACATGTTTGGTAGTTGATAGTTGAAGAGATATTGATTACATGATAAGGTATTTTTCTGTAATAATCACAATAATAAGGCACACAAGTTAATGCCTTACATTACCTTGAACACTGTAGGCAAACTGATTTATATGCTTGCAGTTACCATAATATGATCAATATAATCACCGTTCATAGTTGTTAGTCTTTGTAGCTTCTGGTCTTCTTTTAATGATAAACGCTCActagacatttttatttttgtactaACCTATTTGCTTGACATTGACGTTACTTAATGGATAGTTATGAGCTCGGATGCAGATCATACTAAACTATTGACAAACAAGCCAGGGATTTATCCATTTTCGTatgattatataattatatcacTGATTATAAGACTGAAAGGGAATAGTTGTGCAGGAGAGGCATTGATCTGTTAAAGACAATTATTAAAGAGGATGCTCCTACCTTTGCTGTCAAATAAAAACATCGCTCTTCTATAACAATTTGGTCTAAATATTGATTCAACTTAGTTTAAAAGAGTACAAAAAACAGATATCATGGAAAAACATGAGAAAGTGTTTGAAGAGCCCGTGGGTTGATTACAGA includes:
- the synm gene encoding synemin, translating into MQRFGRTFESEKHQLQELNDRLSQYLCRTKQLEDENSCLITEINTLRQARTAGLEKGYMSEMRELRRMVGQLSFEKSQAEMERERLWREVQTVQSLRREETEVCQDIGGALKGCEKELRHGNESHVALEQRLFQLENEYEHLEEKHRQETAHLRRQLDSRVVPIMTRYHQEGGPVVSPEEVQQFARSVSEGWMDTFEMYQHQVEEIEQSIQSDRAMLDDLQKEKMLYAADFDKLRIEAHKQSQIQVHLEEQLGHMQERFRMELSDYQSTIEELEHERNMLADSMEAKLWDHQQLLRVKMDLGMEVAAYRSLLEANRGDVQETHRMGNQRERIIEIKRPSLPYTQRAGPSTRQHLDVRYTELASTLRRSPGPASGSMSPSRVIPISVSPRGQHQSPAARRDMLSFNKARVETSTAATAAATPSKPAAKDDEQSSRAIGRKAKEEQIVRVQTVTQVEKTLSPVVSNTEASESMRTVSPMVRGDVTAETEGEKKVRDEMEERVCVSEGDLKGKRGKDLMVDSSEKKLLDSVTMEDIISQVMRPAGMDPRGSPAGDSPLTYHVEKTEQEDGSTKTQIILESKVEEELDLSQDFALDALLGGGETTISLEDIQGTPTGSMIQELLSGLRRDEGMANKSINIQIMETPLVDDRNDAEQDSSVTYCQVEDIEVAPCDVEKRQQADCHTSNISNTGTVEFIQGDEFSRSSKETDSPYYGHDEGSQEYFVSTPDENLSELDEGLGIGSYGHYANLEDLSDERYYQDEGLAQQGMIAEEVEEYELSRLMSPNGSYVKERFPECIIEEEVQVSPTVQDEVLGFLKEESLDPKEQLEGALDSLQDSVSGPLKEELAYFTRLSRESPQNMSVDVKRVQHTKEDGSMTITAELNISQSLAESGLLEEEEGDLSEEQILASLQASNPGLQALLTQGGAQGYSFQMSEEQQSGHAGGPEDMAAMGGSVTQTTERYIKLGPEERSFTFQKEVDQTSSGHMLHSHMLTSPIEISHEKKVATVYLESSTDD